A single Lolium perenne isolate Kyuss_39 chromosome 6, Kyuss_2.0, whole genome shotgun sequence DNA region contains:
- the LOC127305271 gene encoding protein FAR-RED IMPAIRED RESPONSE 1, with translation MAETAAEFLPPGKEQPRARMKEKGSKPHAQAAAAAAVPHPRAQPGEEHVSALVKAIAGFAKRETEAVVNPKLGTSFVSLGEAYEFYNIYSWESGFGIRYGESSLDSQGSKCMQKFVCACEGKPTKYNNSPLSCECTASIRLLRSRDSGWYVCEHQVGHNHTLSRACKEKLSWRSHTSINKNTRDLIRQLRENNVPVIAEIGAENPHFDDFRNTMETFTRIRVKDPLFNYTFQIDNDCRVTTLLWTSIQNSTHYHSFGDVITFDTTYRSNMYEIPFGLFVGVNNNFETILLGGVLMTDEKVDSFKWVFSQFFQLMGGKQPQTILTDRCGAIEDAIREVLPSTTHRWCKWQVLGMAKDFLGSHYTKESMFRVEFHRILNDMLTTDEFERAWEMLLQKYGLENHPFLMQIYEVRHKWVKAYFSDTFCAKQTSTQKCESARHLLKEYVPWDCSMELFVKQYEKLRSDQDLEDDFEEKSTSINEVVLRTNLPIEKHASEVYTRAVYELFVQTIYESEPYVVEAVIPNLKYKAWCPNSETREKWSRVEYEVNVREEGEAFMCVCKQFEHTGMVCCHAVKVMVHLGVHEIPRSHIVPRWTVEPLRCWMHRAHPQKDTCWRCRRFALYDKGIKIMRRASRDDRSFEIAMKHMDRMQEIVSQMPDV, from the exons GGCCAGGATGAAGGAGAAGGGTTCGAAGCCTCATGcgcaagccgccgccgccgccgccgttcctCATCCTAG GGCGCAGCCAGGAGAAGAACATGTTAGCGCACTGGTGAAGGCGATTGCTGGGTTCGCCAAAAGGGAAACTGAGGCCGTGGTCAATCCAAAGTTGGGGACTAGCTTTGTTTCTCTTGGCGAGGCCTATGAGTTCTACAACATTTATTCCTGGGAATCTGGTTTTGGAATTAGGTACGGCGAGAGCAGTCTGGATTCTCAAGGAAGTAAATGCATGCAGAAATTTGTTTGTGCGTGTGAG GGGAAACCAACCAAGTACAACAATTCACCCCTCAGCTGTGAATGCACGGCATCGATTCGTTTGCTGAGATCCAGAGACAGTGGATGGTACGTGTGCGAACATCAAGTTGGGCATAATCACACACTTTCCAGGGCGTGTAAAGAGAAGTTATCCTGGCGGTCTCATACTAGTATCAACAAGAACACGAGGGACTTGATCCGCCAACTAAGAGAAAACAATGTGCCAGTCATTGCTGAAATTGGAGCAGAGAATCCACACTTTGATGATTTTAGGAACACCATGGAAACCTTTACCAGGATCAGAGTAAAGGATCCACTGTTTAATTATACTTTTCAGATTGATAATGACTGTAGAGTAACGACGCTACTCTGGACCAGTATCCAGAACTCCACTCACTACCACTCCTTTGGCGATGTGATTACCTTCGATACCACCTACCGATCAAACATGTATGAAATACCATTTGGCCTTTTTGTTGGAGTCAACAACAACTTCGAGACCATATTGCTTGGCGGGGTGCTGATGACAGATGAGAAAGTGGACAGCTTCAAATGGGTGTTCAGCCAGTTTTTCCAATTAATGGGTGGGAAACAGCCCCAAACTATACTAACTG ATCGATGCggagcaattgaggatgccataCGAGAGGTACTGCCATCCACCACACACAGATGGTGCAAGTGGCAGGTCCTTGGCATGGCAAAGGACTTCCTTGGTTCTCATTACACAAAAGAAAGTATGTTTCGAGTGGAATTCCACAGAATTTTGAATGACATGTTGACAACTGATGAGTTTGAAAGAGCATGGGAGATGCTGCTACAGAAGTATGGGTTGGAGAATCACCCATTTCTGATGCAAATCTATGAGGTGCGGCACAAGTGGGTTAAGGCATACTTCAGCGACACATTCTGTGCTAAACAGACTAGCACACAAAAGTGTGAGAGCGCGAGACACTTGCTAAAAGAATATGTCCCATGGGATTGCTCAATGGAACTTTTCGTCAAACAATACGAGAAACTGCGATCCGATCAAGACCTGGAAGACGATTTCGAGGAGAAGAGTACTAGTATA AATGAGGTTGTTCTGAGGACAAATCTACCAATAGAGAAGCATGCCAGCGAGGTGTACACAAGAGCTGTGTACGAACTGTTTGTACAAACCATATACGAATCTGAACCTTATGTAGTGGAGGCAGTAATCCCTAATTTGAAGTACAAAGCATGGTGTCCCAACAGTGAAACGAGAGAGAAATGGTCTAGGGTGGAATATGAGGTCAATGTCAGAGAAGAAGGTGAAGCGTTCATGTGTGTGTGTAAGCAATTTGAGCACACGGGAATGGTCTGCTGCCATGCTGTTAAG GTCATGGTCCACCTGGGTGTGCACGAGATACCAAGGTCTCATATCGTGCCACGGTGGACAGTCGAGCCGCTGCGCTGTTGGATGCATCGCGCTCATCCACAGAAAGACACTTGCTGGCGATGCAGGCGATTTGCGCTGTATGACAAGGGGATAAAGATAATGCGGCGtgcttctcgtgatgatcggtccTTCGAGATCGCCATGAAGCATATGGATCGGATGCAAGAAATCGTATCCCAGATGCCTGATGTCTGA
- the LOC127309158 gene encoding G-type lectin S-receptor-like serine/threonine-protein kinase SD2-5 translates to MGPVILFFLVLEAATPLLRMAQASKYSSIAKPSTIWINSGVFFKGLDRNIGTNVISDSDFELRIDAGFCCASSISTFACDKFLFALSIGSTDLITQQIVWSANRDRPVKENATLEFTTDGNLVLRDADGSHVWSSNSAGRSVAGMMITDIGNLVLFDHKKATVWQSFAHPTDTLVLGQSLVEGMRLTSNTFATNHFYITVQADGLYAFVESTPPQRYFSDLMAQNKIGHYPTKATFMNGSLTTFGQPRPDYVSNITLPTAISTIQYMRLDSDGYLRLYEWSWSSQAWIIAFNVMYMLDVCDYPTVCGEYGICIQGQCVCPLENDSSSSYFKLVDERKPNLGCAPVTPISCQEMRHHRLLTLPNISYFDDSHMAMNATSADDCKQACLKNCSCMAVLIRYNWIAPHGDCVWVTKVFSLKSIQPNNDYNSSAYIKVQLSSSNENKMKVQRNPSNENKRKVMLGATLGAATALVLFINVVALYKQRRRKYELQDEEFDFDQFHGIPTRYSFEKLSECTKGFRKKLGEGGFGSVFEGKLGENRVAVKRLESARQGKKEFLAEVETIGSIEHINLVRLIGFCVEKSERLLVYEYMSRGSLDRWIYYQDNNAPLKWCTRCSIILDIAKGLCYLHEECRRKIAHLDIKPQNILLDDNFNAKVADFGLCKPIDRDQSKVVTMMRGTPGYLAPEWLTSQITEKVDVYSFGVVIMEIISGRKNIDNSQREENVQLINLLREKAQNDRLVDLIDKHSDDMVSHHEEVVQMMKLAIWCLQHDSIQRPSMSIVIKVLEGAISIKTFDANSLMFVQDNPSTYSVPSQASILSGPR, encoded by the coding sequence ATGGGTCCTGTCATTCTCTTCTTCCTCGTGCTTGAAGCCGCAACACCTCTGCTCCGTATGGCGCAGGCCTCAAAATATTCTTCTATAGCCAAACCCTCAACAATTTGGATCAACAGCGGCGTTTTCTTCAAAGGCCTCGACCGCAACATCGGCACTAATGTTATATCTGACTCTGACTTTGAGCTTCGGATTGATGCAGGGTTCTGTTGTGCCTCCTCTATATCGacatttgcttgtgacaagttcctTTTTGCGTTATCCATTGGCAGCACCGACTTGATCACTCAGCAGATTGTCTGGTCTGCAAACCGGGATCGCCCTGTCAAAGAGAATGCCACCCTTGAATTCACCACAGATGGAAACTTGGTCCTCCGCGATGCTGATGGTAGCCACGTCTGGTCAAGCAATAGTGCAGGTCGATCTGTAGCTGGCATGATGATCACAGATATCGGCAATCTAGTGTTGTTTGATCACAAGAAGGCAACTGTGTGGCAGTCCTTTGCTCATCCTACTGACACATTGGTCCTTGGGCAGTCACTTGTGGAAGGTATGAGACTCACATCAAATACTTTTGCAACAAATCATTTCTATATCACTGTACAAGCCGATGGATTATATGCTTTTGTTGAATCCACACCACCACAGCGCTACTTTTCGGATCTCATGGCACAAAACAAGATAGGACATTATCCAACAAAGGCTACATTCATGAATGGAAGCCTCACCACCTTTGGGCAGCCAAGGCCAGATTATGTTAGTAATATTACATTGCCAACTGCTATATCCACGATCCAGTACATGAGGTTAGATTCAGATGGATACCTGAGACTGTATGAATGGTCATGGTCTAGTCAAGCCTGGATAATAGCATTTAATGTAATGTACATGTTGGATGTTTGTGATTACCCAACAGTCTGTGGGGAGTATGGTATATGCATACAGGGGCAATGTGTCTGTCCACTTGAGAATGATTCAAGTTCAAGCTACTTCAAACTAGTGGATGAACGGAAGCCAAATCTTGGTTGCGCACCAGTAACTCCAATCTCGTGTCAAGAAATGCGACACCATCGGCTCTTGACCCTTCCCAACATCTCTTACTTCGACGACAGCCACATGGCTATGAATGCAACAAGCGCTGATGACTGTAAGCAAGCCTGCTTGAAGAATTGTTCATGCATGGCCGTTTTGATTAGGTATAACTGGATTGCTCCCCATGGAGATTGTGTGTGGGTGACTAAGGTCTTTTCCTTGAAATCAATACAACCTAATAATGATTACAACTCCTCTGCTTATATTAAGGTGCAACTTAGCTCCTCTAATGAAAACAAAATGAAGGTGCAGCGCAACCCCTCTAATGAAAACAAAAGGAAGGTGATGTTAGGTGCTACACTTGGTGCTGCTACTGCTCTTGTATTGTTTATCAATGTTGTTGCTCTTTATAAACAAAGGAGGAGAAAGTATGAATTGCAAGATGAAGAATTTGATTTTGATCAATTCCATGGAATTCCAACGAGGTATTCTTTTGAGAAGTTGAGCGAATGCACAAAAGGGTTCAGAAAGAAGCTTGGAGAAGGTGGGTTTGGATCAGTTTTTGAAGGAAAATTGGGTGAAAACAGAGTTGCAGTGAAACGTCTAGAAAGCGCTAGACAAGGAAAGAAAGAATTCTTGGCAGAGGTCGAGACTATTGGTAGCATTGAGCACATCAATCTTGTCAGGCTGATTGGATTTTGTGTAGAAAAGTCTGAGAGGCTTCTGGTATATGAATATATGTCAAGAGGGTCGCTGGACAGGTGGATCTATTACCAAGATAATAATGCCCCTCTTAAATGGTGCACACGCTGCAGTATCATTCTGGATATTGCCAAAGGCCTATGCTATCTTCATGAGGAGTGTAGGCGAAAAATTGCTCATTTGGATATCAAACCCCAAAATATTCTCCTCGACGACAACTTCAATGCCAAAGTGGCTGACTTTGGACTATGCAAGCCGATAGATAGGGATCAAAGCAAGGTAGTGACTATGATGAGAGGAACACCTGGATATCTAGCACCTGAATGGTTGACATCGCAGATCACTGAAAAAGTTGATGTCTATAGCTTTGGAGTTGTCATCATGGAAATAATAAGTGGAAGAAAAAACATTGACAACTCCCAACGCGAGGAGAATGTTCAGCTCATAAATCTATTACGAGAAAAAGCTCAAAACGATCGATTGGTTGATCTGATTGACAAGCATAGTGATGATATGGTCTCCCACCATGAGGAAGTAGTTCAAATGATGAAGCTCGCAATATGGTGCCTACAACATGACAGCATTCAAAGGCCTTCAATGTCAATCGTGATCAAGGTATTAGAAGGTGCGATTAGCATAAAGACTTTTGATGCAAATTCACTCATGTTTGTTCAAGATAATCCGTCAACATATTCAGTTCCATCTCAAGCATCTATATTATCTGGCCCAAGGTGA